TGAAATCGCATTTTTCGACAAAGCGCCTCTTATCCTGAACGGTAAGGACCATCATCTTCCAGCAGAAGCTGCCGAAGTCGTTCGCTCCGCCGCTGCCCGGAAATCGCACCTTCGGCTTCTGGTGGGTTCCGCCGATGTAGGTGGAATTAAGGTTGCCGTACATGTCGATCTGTGCGCCCCCCAAAAAGGTATAATCGACATATCCTCTGGCACAGGTTTCCATGACGGCTCCCATGGTGGTAACCATGACCGCCTTGTGCCCTGCCCGCGAATCGCCGACTGATATGGGCATTTCGGGAAGAAGCGGGCACAGGCTTCCGGCCTCGAATATCACCGACAGGTTGGGCGAATAGGCTTTTTGGGCCAGCATGGCCGCCGCGCACGGGGCTCCGGTCCCAACCGCCACGGTGGAGCCGTCCAGAAGCTCCCTGGCTGCGACACAGATCATAAGCTCCATGGGATTATAGGCATCCGTCATCGGGCCGCCTCTTTGTACAACAGGTGTTCCATGGCTCTTAATTTGAGCATTTTATCCATCCCGCCGTTTTTGTTGATGTAATCATGATGATCCTTACAGCCGTATATGTTCTTCTGCAGGAATTCCGTAAAAGTTTCGGGGTCAGCCTCGACCTTCAGCCATTCCTTCAGGTGCTCTTCATCCGAGAAGTATTCATAGACCATGTTGCCCGGGTAGTTGCCGAACGGCACCTCGCATACCGCGTCCACCAGGAAATAGGGTATGGTGGTTTCCGAGGGGCTTTGGCGTATCTCCTCATTGGTTATGAGGCGCTCGCATGTGATAATCACCCGCTTTGCGGCGCAGGCCAGGTCATTGTCCGATTTCAGGATGCCCCGAATCCGGCAGTTCCCGAAAACATCCGCTTCGTGAACGTGGATGACCGCCACATCGGGGTACAGCGCCGGTTGAAGGGAAAGCTTCTTTCCCGTATAGGGGCACTCCATGATGATGCAGGCGCTTTGTTCAAAGGTGTCGGTGCCTAAAAGAGTGCGAGTGGGGACGAATGGGATCCCCATGGCCGCAGCCTTGAGCCTTGCGGAGATGGCGTAGTTGCTCCACTCGGTAACCTTCACCCTGCCGCTTTGCATGTATCTTCTGGCGCACGGCGACAGCCCACGAGCCTCAAGGCCCACGATATAGCTTACGTCCACCCGGTCGAAGACTTCCCCCGCGCTTAAAATCTGGAACTCGTGGGTGGTCGTGTGCCCGGCAAGCCCCATGCGCTTCCTGCCCTGCCTCAGTATCTCGTGGCAGGCCGCAATGGGCGCGCGGTTTCCGCCGAAGCCGCCCAGGGCCAGGTAATCGCCGTCATGGACAAAGGCTTCGACAGCCTTTGAAAGCGGCATGGTCTTGTCTTTCATCAGCCTGCTCTTTTGACGAAAGAACTTCCTGGCACGGTCAGGATCGGGATCCGTAAACAGCTCCCCCTTTCCCCGCTGTATTTCACTTGATACCCCGCCATCCATGCAAAACTGTCCAATCCAGTTCAAATGCATCCATACGCTCCTTGTACCCTGAACCTTTCTATCCGCTTTTTCTGGAAGAGCGGTATTGGGCCAGATTCTCTTTGATTTCATTCAGAAGTTCGCGGGAATAGAGTTTTCCCGAAAGCTCGTCCCAGAGGGGAAGGGTTTTTTCGCGGATATCCCTGATCTCCCCCGGAGACGAATTGACTATTTGCAGCCCGTACTGCTTCATGGCCTTGACGGCTTTTGCGGTGTCATCGCGGGTCAGTGCGCAGAAATCCTTTGACCATTTTTCGCGCCCTTCCGAAATGGCCTTTTGATATTGCGGCGGCAATTGGTCCCAGGCTTTGTTGCTGCATACGGTAAAGGCCGGAAAATAGCGGACCTTCGTGGTGTTTATGTATTTGAACGTCGAATAAAGCTGGGCTCCCACCACAAAGATGGCCGGCGAGATTGCCGCATCGGCGACACCGGACTTTATGGACGAAGGAATTTCCGTGACTCCCGATATCACGGGCTGCGTGCCAAGCCGCTCCAGGAATTTCCCCTCCAGAACGCCCGGCCAGATTATGAAGCGCGCCCTGGAAAAATCAGCCAGCTTGGTTACGGGAAATTTCGTTGAATATATCTGGTCGAAATCCTGGTCCAGCCACATGAGGAGCCTGAAACCGTCTGCGGCTATGAGGCCGTCGAAGCGTGAGAGCATCCTTTTCTTGATGTAGTCGACCTCTTCATAATTGTTGAAGAGAAAGGGCAGGCTCAATACTCCGACAGGCTTTGACATGTTCAGGGTTCCCTGGGCGGACAGGCCCGCGCCCTGAAGCTGCCCCACCCGCATTTTATCAAGGTACTGGCGGTCGTCTCCCATGACTCCGCCCCAGTAAACCTTTACCGCAAGGTCGCCGTCGGTGGCCCTGGAAAGGGCCGGAAGGAGGATCGCCTTGAATTCCTTGGCGTATCCGATTTCCTGGGGAGCCAGGGTGGCCACTTTCCAGCTGATTTTTTGAGCCGCCGAACATTCCCCCGTTATCGTTAGAGCCATAAGTACAGCCGCACATGAGCTCATGATCCTGTAAAAGATTGTCATGGCGTGTTCCTCCTTTCAGCGCTGATTAAATGAGACTTCTTCTGGCCGCTCTTAAAAAATCCCGGCAATAGGGATCTTTACCCAAGAGCATCCAAGTCGTTTTCAAAACCGAGCAAACCTTTTCACCCAACGGATCGAGAATGGCGGCGTCCAGGCCGGCCCCCATGAGAAGGGATAAAAAGGCGCGGTTCACGGCATGTCTTTGGGGCAACCCAAAGCTTATGTTGGAAAGCCCGCATAAAATATGAACCGAAGAATGGCTCTGCCTTATCTGCCTGACGGCTTCCAAAACCATGGCTCCCGAGGAAACGTTCGTGCTGATGGGTTGGATCAGGGGATCCACGTAAATCCGATCACTTGCAATCCCGGCGTCCTCCAGGATCTGAATAAGTCTTCCCGCTCTTTCTATTACGTCCTTTGCGGTTTTCGGTATTCCGCTGTCATCCATGCACAGGGCCACCACGCCGCAGTCATTATGCCTTAAAAACGAGAGCATCGGTTTCAGCCTGTTTTTCTCAAGGCTTATGGAGTTTACGATGGGTGGCTTATTTGCAAGAACCAGAGCATCTTCCAGCACTTTGGGGTTGGGGCTGTCTATGCACAAAGGCAGATCCACCGCCCGCTGTACGATATCCATAACCCAGGCCAGGTCAGCCGCTTCATTTTCAGCCACTAACCCTACATTCACCTCTATATGGGTCGCACCTGCGGCTTCCTGCTTCTTGGCTTCCTCACTGATAAATGCCTCATCCTTATCAACTACGGCGCGAAGGATGCTTGGCCGTGACGAGTTGAGCCTTTCTCCTATGACGGTGAACATGGCAATCTCCCTAATAGTATCCCCACTCGAATACGGCGTCCGTCATGGCCTGGATATTTTCCGTCTTTGCGTTGGCAGGTATCGAGCAGCCCGAACCAAGAATGAAACCTCCCCCTTTTCCCACTTCCTCGATCAGACGCTTACAGTAAGCCATTACCTCGTTCTTCGTCCCCATGGCCGTAAGGGATGCCGGGACGTCGCCCTTGATTACGGCCACGCCACCAAGAATTTTTTTCGCCTCGAAGATGTCGGTTGCGCCGTCCAACTCGACGACGCAACGTCCCTTCGGGATGTCCCTGAAATAATGGAGATACCTGGTCCAGTCCGTATCCATGTGCAGCCATGGCGTCAGCCCGGAGTCGACAAACCCGTGAATATAGGCCATAAGGTCGGGCAGGATGAACTCCTCGAAGAGCTTTGGGGAGACGAAGGTGGGAGAGCACCTGGAGCACCCCAGGAATACGCGTTTGACACCATTTGCCTTGGCGCCCTCCACGGCCATTGGAAGGAAAAAGTCCCTCAGCAGGTTCGCCGCCGTTTTCACCTCGTTGGGATATCTTCTAAGGTCGATCAGCGCATTTGAAATTCCTCGCGTGAAGCTGAGCATTTCCATGGCCGGGCCAATCAGTACGAACCCCACGGCAGGCTCGATTCCGGCCTCCCGGACCCGCTCTATATGACCGGCGA
The sequence above is a segment of the Deltaproteobacteria bacterium genome. Coding sequences within it:
- a CDS encoding 3-oxoacid CoA-transferase — encoded protein: MTDAYNPMELMICVAARELLDGSTVAVGTGAPCAAAMLAQKAYSPNLSVIFEAGSLCPLLPEMPISVGDSRAGHKAVMVTTMGAVMETCARGYVDYTFLGGAQIDMYGNLNSTYIGGTHQKPKVRFPGSGGANDFGSFCWKMMVLTVQDKRRFVEKCDFITTPGWLKGGNSRYEAGLPEGTGPYKVFTNMAVMDFDSETRRMRVISVNPGYTIKDVEDNCGFELLKAPKITETEPPTEEELRILRDDVDPHRYLIGRS
- a CDS encoding CoA transferase subunit A translates to MDGGVSSEIQRGKGELFTDPDPDRARKFFRQKSRLMKDKTMPLSKAVEAFVHDGDYLALGGFGGNRAPIAACHEILRQGRKRMGLAGHTTTHEFQILSAGEVFDRVDVSYIVGLEARGLSPCARRYMQSGRVKVTEWSNYAISARLKAAAMGIPFVPTRTLLGTDTFEQSACIIMECPYTGKKLSLQPALYPDVAVIHVHEADVFGNCRIRGILKSDNDLACAAKRVIITCERLITNEEIRQSPSETTIPYFLVDAVCEVPFGNYPGNMVYEYFSDEEHLKEWLKVEADPETFTEFLQKNIYGCKDHHDYINKNGGMDKMLKLRAMEHLLYKEAAR
- the dctP gene encoding TRAP transporter substrate-binding protein DctP; its protein translation is MTIFYRIMSSCAAVLMALTITGECSAAQKISWKVATLAPQEIGYAKEFKAILLPALSRATDGDLAVKVYWGGVMGDDRQYLDKMRVGQLQGAGLSAQGTLNMSKPVGVLSLPFLFNNYEEVDYIKKRMLSRFDGLIAADGFRLLMWLDQDFDQIYSTKFPVTKLADFSRARFIIWPGVLEGKFLERLGTQPVISGVTEIPSSIKSGVADAAISPAIFVVGAQLYSTFKYINTTKVRYFPAFTVCSNKAWDQLPPQYQKAISEGREKWSKDFCALTRDDTAKAVKAMKQYGLQIVNSSPGEIRDIREKTLPLWDELSGKLYSRELLNEIKENLAQYRSSRKSG
- a CDS encoding dihydropteroate synthase, which translates into the protein MFTVIGERLNSSRPSILRAVVDKDEAFISEEAKKQEAAGATHIEVNVGLVAENEAADLAWVMDIVQRAVDLPLCIDSPNPKVLEDALVLANKPPIVNSISLEKNRLKPMLSFLRHNDCGVVALCMDDSGIPKTAKDVIERAGRLIQILEDAGIASDRIYVDPLIQPISTNVSSGAMVLEAVRQIRQSHSSVHILCGLSNISFGLPQRHAVNRAFLSLLMGAGLDAAILDPLGEKVCSVLKTTWMLLGKDPYCRDFLRAARRSLI